The genomic window CAGCGACTCCGTGAAGGGCTCCGCCGGCAGCGCCACCCGGGTGGAGGTGGTGGTGGTGGCCTCCGTGCAGCTGCTGGACGGCGTCACCGGCGACGTGGTCATCCAGCGGCCCCGGCTGACCTTCTCGAACCAGTACCGGGTCGACCAGAACTTCGCCAGCTTCAACAACCAGGAGCTGCGGGTGCTGGGCACCCTGTCCGACGACTTCGCCGAGAGCTTCCTGACCCAGCTGCTGGAAGGGAGCGACTGAATGGCCATTCCCAAGACCTGGCTGGACTCGCCCTTCGCCCTCCTCCACGGGGAGGACAGCGACGGCCGCAGGGCGGCGGTGGAGGCCTGGAAGGCCGTGCACGTGGACCCGGAGTGGGAGGTGTTCTCCTTCACGGTCTGCGCCGAGGGCTGCCCCTGGGCCGAGGTGGTCAACGCCCTCACCGAATCCGCCCCCCTGGGCGCCGACCGCGTGGTCCTGGTGCCCCAGGCGGACAACCTCCTGGAAAAGGCCAAGGAGCTGCCCCCTTCCGTGAAGCGCCTCATCCTCGAGCCCCTGCCGGCGACCCGCCTGCTTCTGGTGGCCCGGGGCACCCTCTCCGCGGGCCCCGGCAAGATCCTCGGGGCCAAGCCCTTCAGCGACTGGGCCAAGCAGGGCAGGGTCCTGAAGCTGGGCGCCATGGACGACAAGGAGGCCCCCGCCTGGGTGGAGGCCGAGGCCGCCCGCATGGGCCTGCGCCTCGGTTCGGGCGTGGCCAAGCGCATCGCCGCCCGCATGGGCGGCAACCCCGGCATCCTGCGCCGCTGCCTGGAGGTCCTGGACCTGCTTGCCGACGACCGCCGGGTGGAGGCCGATCTGGTGGACAAGGCGAC from Geothrix sp. 21YS21S-2 includes these protein-coding regions:
- the holA gene encoding DNA polymerase III subunit delta, with the protein product MAIPKTWLDSPFALLHGEDSDGRRAAVEAWKAVHVDPEWEVFSFTVCAEGCPWAEVVNALTESAPLGADRVVLVPQADNLLEKAKELPPSVKRLILEPLPATRLLLVARGTLSAGPGKILGAKPFSDWAKQGRVLKLGAMDDKEAPAWVEAEAARMGLRLGSGVAKRIAARMGGNPGILRRCLEVLDLLADDRRVEADLVDKATFRLGEQTAFAWSKAWQGGSAPTAFAALRQAVEDDPSGAPLMLLGQARREVERLCRLTDARRNGVKSRDGQVAALGLGPNQAFLFDGYDRVLNRIGPEGAARLLHLVNQTDMDLKGMAISRSPSPLLNLTTALCRAWSS